Proteins encoded by one window of Chondromyces crocatus:
- a CDS encoding potassium channel family protein, which yields MRYLGIQLAFFLRQSQTKRNLLALGQLLAVVGVLVLVFTVLFHALMEMEGQEHSWFTGLYWTLTTMTTLGFGDITFKSDLGRLFSTVVLLSGNVFLLILLPFAFIRFLYAPWLEAQLKLRAPRALPEGAKGHVVFCAWDAVTQGLSRKLGEVGVPYVVVVPDPVVAVQMMSDGVRVVTGELDAKATYEAVHAADARAVVANLGDAQNTNVTLTVREVSAEVPILATVEQMESQDLLLLAGATHAMPLKQRLGQQLASRISLRSGELHVIGRFRDVQMAELPALGTPLVGRTLRELGLRQRTGVNVVGVWERGRLVPARGDEPLTAASVPVLVGSEAQFEALQAEVPVGEPSPTTVLIIGGGTVGRAAARALVERGATVHLVEHESAAASRCEGVAHAVVVGEAADRTVLERAGLVEASAVIVTTNDDAMNVYLSIYVRRLRPDVRLVSRITHERNHEAILRAGADFVLSYASLGKEMMFSVLQGRELVLLGEGIDLHALPVPRALLGQSLAQSDIGAQTGLNVIAIQRGEEIEANPAPKTVLNPGDVLLVIGSPAQRSALSERYPDRKGH from the coding sequence ATGAGATACCTCGGAATACAGCTCGCGTTCTTCCTTCGTCAGTCCCAGACCAAGCGAAACCTGTTGGCGCTCGGGCAGCTCCTCGCCGTGGTGGGGGTGCTGGTGCTGGTGTTCACGGTGCTCTTCCACGCGCTGATGGAGATGGAGGGGCAGGAGCACTCGTGGTTCACGGGGCTCTACTGGACGCTGACGACGATGACGACGCTGGGGTTCGGCGACATCACCTTCAAGTCGGACCTGGGGCGGCTGTTCAGCACGGTGGTGCTGCTGTCGGGGAACGTCTTCCTGCTGATCTTGCTGCCGTTCGCGTTCATCCGGTTCCTGTATGCGCCGTGGCTGGAGGCGCAGCTCAAGCTGCGGGCGCCGCGGGCGCTGCCGGAGGGGGCGAAGGGGCACGTGGTGTTCTGTGCGTGGGACGCGGTGACGCAGGGGCTGTCGCGGAAGCTGGGGGAGGTGGGGGTGCCGTACGTGGTGGTGGTGCCCGATCCGGTGGTGGCCGTGCAGATGATGTCGGACGGGGTGCGGGTGGTGACGGGGGAGCTGGACGCGAAGGCGACGTACGAGGCGGTGCACGCGGCGGACGCGCGGGCGGTGGTGGCGAACCTGGGGGACGCGCAGAACACGAACGTGACGCTGACGGTGCGGGAGGTGTCGGCGGAGGTGCCGATCCTGGCGACGGTGGAGCAGATGGAGTCGCAGGATCTGCTGCTGCTCGCCGGGGCGACGCACGCGATGCCGCTGAAGCAGCGGCTGGGGCAGCAGCTCGCGAGCCGGATCAGCCTGCGCTCGGGGGAGCTGCACGTGATCGGTCGGTTCCGTGACGTGCAGATGGCGGAGCTGCCCGCGCTGGGGACGCCGCTCGTGGGGCGGACGTTGCGGGAGCTGGGGCTCAGGCAGCGGACGGGGGTGAACGTGGTGGGGGTGTGGGAGCGGGGGCGGCTCGTGCCGGCGCGGGGGGACGAGCCGCTGACGGCGGCGTCGGTGCCGGTGCTGGTGGGGAGCGAGGCGCAGTTCGAGGCGCTGCAAGCGGAGGTGCCGGTCGGGGAGCCGAGCCCGACGACGGTGCTGATCATCGGCGGGGGGACGGTGGGTCGGGCAGCGGCACGGGCGCTGGTGGAGCGGGGGGCGACGGTGCATCTGGTGGAGCACGAGTCGGCGGCAGCGTCGCGGTGCGAGGGGGTGGCGCACGCGGTGGTGGTGGGGGAAGCGGCAGACCGCACGGTGCTGGAGCGGGCCGGGCTCGTGGAGGCGAGCGCGGTGATCGTGACGACGAACGACGACGCGATGAACGTGTACCTGAGCATCTACGTGCGGCGTCTGCGGCCGGACGTGCGGCTGGTCAGTCGGATCACGCACGAGCGGAACCACGAGGCGATCCTGCGGGCCGGGGCGGACTTCGTGCTGAGCTACGCGTCGCTGGGCAAGGAGATGATGTTCTCGGTGCTGCAAGGGCGGGAGCTGGTGCTGCTCGGGGAGGGGATCGATCTGCACGCGCTGCCGGTGCCGCGGGCGCTGCTGGGGCAGAGCCTGGCGCAGAGCGACATCGGGGCGCAGACGGGGCTGAACGTGATCGCGATCCAGCGGGGAGAGGAAATCGAGGCCAATCCGGCACCGAAGACGGTGCTGAACCCAGGGGACGTGCTGCTGGTGATAGGATCGCCTGCGCAGCGGAGTGCGCTCTCGGAGCGCTATCCGGACCGGAAGGGGCACTGA
- a CDS encoding AraC family transcriptional regulator — protein MTPERAQPGPTAGIHDEILHRASRLTATDGFTTTAIPFLSLIRSSRTTTTSHGILDPSLCLVVQGEKRLHIATRTFDYGPGSYVVSVMDFPTSGQITRASRPAPYIGLRITLTPKELAAIIVEARLQLLDETLVPGPSVFIGDADAALQRSVLRLLQLLDDPQDTDFLAASAKREVLYRLLRGPLGPTLVRCILQKDLRIERAIAWLKDHFDEPLRIEALARASHMSVSSLQHKFKAATTMGPLQFQKQLRLHEARRLLLMGGVDAGGAAYRVGYESPSQFSREYRRLFGSPPLQDVKRQRSRPDPEKFHATREERTEP, from the coding sequence ATGACCCCCGAACGCGCCCAGCCTGGCCCCACAGCGGGCATCCACGACGAGATCCTCCACCGGGCCTCGCGCCTCACGGCCACCGACGGCTTCACCACCACCGCCATCCCGTTCCTGTCGCTCATCCGCTCGTCCCGCACGACGACCACCAGCCACGGCATCCTCGATCCCTCCCTCTGCCTCGTCGTGCAGGGAGAGAAGCGGCTCCACATCGCCACACGCACCTTCGACTACGGCCCCGGCAGCTACGTCGTCTCCGTGATGGACTTCCCGACCTCCGGGCAGATCACCCGCGCCTCGAGACCCGCCCCCTACATCGGCCTCCGCATCACCCTCACGCCCAAAGAACTCGCTGCCATCATCGTCGAGGCCAGGCTGCAACTCCTCGACGAGACGCTGGTACCGGGCCCCTCCGTGTTCATCGGCGACGCCGACGCGGCCCTGCAGCGCAGCGTGCTCCGCCTCCTCCAGCTCCTCGACGACCCGCAGGACACCGACTTCCTCGCTGCCAGCGCCAAGCGGGAGGTCCTCTACCGCCTCCTCCGCGGCCCCCTCGGCCCGACCCTCGTCCGCTGCATCCTCCAGAAGGACCTGCGCATCGAGCGCGCCATCGCCTGGCTCAAGGACCACTTCGACGAGCCACTGCGCATCGAGGCCCTCGCCCGCGCGAGCCACATGAGCGTCTCCAGCCTCCAGCACAAGTTCAAGGCCGCCACCACCATGGGCCCCTTGCAGTTCCAGAAGCAGCTCCGCCTGCACGAAGCGCGGCGCCTGCTCCTGATGGGCGGCGTCGACGCCGGCGGCGCGGCCTACCGCGTCGGGTACGAGAGCCCCTCGCAGTTCAGCCGCGAGTACCGACGCCTGTTCGGCTCCCCGCCCCTCCAGGACGTCAAGCGCCAGCGAAGCCGCCCCGATCCCGAGAAGTTCCACGCCACACGCGAAGAAAGGACAGAGCCATGA
- a CDS encoding aldehyde dehydrogenase family protein translates to MKRIHQIYVNGRFVDPHGTETMQLVNPSTREVLGVVTLGDEHDTRDAIAAAKTAYATYDRSTLEERATYLKRLHDAVRARSRDLVEVMIEEFGGTRFFCEDIIRRAIDAFPHATEVMQSFQFVRPAGKATVHMDPLGVVGIITPWNASAAFVCSKLAMALAAGSTAVIKPSELSACQTQILTECFHAAELPPGLFNIVNGRGDVVGTELTRHPDIGKISFTGSTAVGKTIARGAAETMKRVTLELGGKSPNVLLDDADFAQAIPLAVMSAFMNSGQACLAGTRLLVPEGRLDEAKRLLVQAVSAVRVGPPGDAATQIGPLVTQKQYERVQGYIRLGIEEGAELLIGGEGPPPGLEAGYFPRPTVFTGVTNDMRIAREEIFGPVLSVLTFKDDEDAIRIANDTDYGLQAYVSGGDPERAHRVAQRLVAGRVFINGLFDEPHAPFGGFKQSGLGREFGTYGLEAYLEPKAVMAPG, encoded by the coding sequence ATGAAGCGAATTCATCAGATCTACGTGAATGGCAGGTTCGTCGATCCTCACGGCACCGAGACGATGCAGCTCGTCAACCCCTCCACCAGGGAGGTCCTCGGCGTCGTCACCCTGGGCGACGAGCACGACACCCGCGACGCCATCGCCGCCGCCAAGACCGCCTACGCCACCTACGACCGCTCGACCCTGGAAGAGCGCGCCACCTACCTGAAGCGCCTGCACGACGCCGTGCGCGCCCGCTCCCGCGATCTCGTCGAGGTGATGATCGAGGAGTTCGGCGGCACCCGCTTCTTCTGCGAGGACATCATCCGCCGCGCCATCGACGCCTTCCCCCACGCCACCGAGGTGATGCAGTCGTTCCAGTTCGTCCGCCCCGCGGGCAAAGCGACGGTGCACATGGATCCCCTCGGCGTCGTCGGCATCATCACGCCCTGGAACGCCAGCGCCGCCTTCGTGTGCAGCAAGCTCGCCATGGCCCTCGCCGCGGGCAGCACCGCCGTCATCAAGCCGAGTGAGCTGAGCGCCTGCCAGACCCAGATCCTGACCGAGTGCTTCCACGCCGCCGAGCTGCCCCCGGGCCTGTTCAACATCGTGAACGGCCGCGGCGACGTCGTCGGCACCGAACTCACCCGCCACCCCGACATCGGCAAGATCTCCTTCACCGGCTCCACCGCCGTCGGCAAGACCATCGCCCGCGGCGCCGCCGAGACCATGAAGCGCGTCACCCTGGAACTCGGTGGCAAGTCCCCGAACGTGCTCCTCGACGACGCCGACTTCGCGCAGGCCATCCCCCTCGCCGTGATGAGCGCCTTCATGAACAGCGGCCAGGCCTGCCTCGCCGGCACCCGCCTCCTCGTCCCCGAGGGCCGCCTCGACGAGGCCAAGCGCCTCCTCGTCCAGGCCGTCTCCGCCGTCCGCGTCGGCCCCCCTGGCGACGCCGCGACCCAGATCGGCCCCCTGGTCACCCAGAAGCAGTACGAGCGCGTGCAGGGCTACATCCGCCTCGGCATCGAGGAGGGCGCCGAGCTGCTCATCGGCGGCGAGGGCCCGCCCCCTGGCCTCGAAGCCGGCTACTTCCCCCGACCCACCGTGTTCACCGGCGTCACGAACGACATGCGCATCGCCCGCGAAGAGATCTTCGGCCCGGTCCTCTCCGTGCTGACCTTCAAGGACGACGAGGACGCCATCCGCATCGCCAACGACACCGACTACGGCCTCCAGGCCTACGTCAGCGGTGGTGACCCCGAGCGCGCCCACCGCGTCGCCCAGCGCCTCGTCGCCGGCCGCGTCTTCATCAACGGCCTCTTCGACGAGCCGCACGCGCCCTTCGGCGGCTTCAAGCAGTCCGGCCTGGGGCGCGAGTTCGGCACCTACGGCCTGGAGGCCTACCTGGAGCCGAAGGCCGTGATGGCCCCCGGCTGA
- a CDS encoding methyltransferase domain-containing protein, whose amino-acid sequence MMKETAYLLGHSATEEQRLRRQTQELSAEASWLFDQLDIPAGARVIDLGCGPSGVLEDLSARVGSAGTVVGLERSGDTVALARAFMAERGLHNVTLVEGDARATGLPHGSFDLVHARLVLVNVPRPEEIVREMVALARPGGMVASHEADYSSHRCDPPCEAWDRLLDVYQENSRDGGIDPFLGRRTHRMFREAGLTDIQVRPLVHVYPPGHSRRDIFVRFIENVRPALIEGGRIEAKELDALLATVVAHLAREDVLVISHLFFQVWGRKAEAASS is encoded by the coding sequence ATGATGAAGGAAACCGCGTACTTGCTCGGTCACAGCGCCACGGAGGAGCAGCGTCTGAGGCGACAGACGCAGGAGCTCTCGGCGGAGGCGAGCTGGCTCTTCGATCAGCTCGACATTCCTGCGGGGGCTCGCGTGATCGACCTGGGGTGTGGCCCGAGCGGCGTGCTGGAGGATCTCTCTGCCCGTGTGGGCTCAGCGGGCACGGTGGTGGGGCTCGAACGCAGTGGCGACACGGTCGCGCTGGCGCGCGCCTTCATGGCCGAACGCGGCCTGCACAACGTCACGCTGGTCGAGGGGGACGCCCGAGCGACGGGGCTGCCGCATGGCTCGTTCGATCTCGTCCACGCGCGTCTCGTGCTGGTCAATGTGCCGCGACCCGAGGAGATCGTCCGTGAGATGGTCGCGCTGGCGCGTCCGGGCGGGATGGTCGCCAGCCATGAAGCCGACTACTCGTCGCATCGCTGTGACCCGCCGTGCGAAGCGTGGGACCGGCTCCTCGACGTTTACCAGGAGAACTCGCGTGATGGCGGCATCGACCCATTCCTGGGTCGCCGCACCCACCGCATGTTCCGCGAGGCGGGGCTGACCGACATCCAGGTCCGGCCGCTCGTGCACGTGTATCCCCCGGGTCACTCACGTCGCGACATCTTCGTTCGCTTCATCGAGAACGTGCGCCCTGCGCTGATCGAGGGGGGCAGGATCGAGGCAAAGGAGCTGGACGCGCTGCTCGCGACGGTCGTGGCCCACCTGGCGCGCGAAGACGTGCTCGTCATCTCGCACCTGTTCTTCCAGGTCTGGGGACGAAAGGCCGAGGCTGCATCCTCGTAG